A DNA window from Citrobacter tructae contains the following coding sequences:
- the gabP gene encoding GABA permease, which translates to MGQVSQSHDLGGGLKSRHVTMLSIAGVIGASLFVGSSVAIAEAGPAVLLAYLFAGLLVVMIMRMLAEMAVATPDTGSFSTYADKAIGPWAGYTIGWLYWWFWVLVIPLEANIAAIILHSWIPGVPIWLFSLVITLALTGSNLLSVKNYGEFEFWLALCKVIAILAFIALGAAAISGFYPYAEVSGVSRLWDQGGFMPNGFGAVLSAMLITMFSFMGAEIVTIAAAESDTPDKHIVRATNSVIWRISIFYLCSIFVVVALIPWNMPGLKEVGSYRSVLELLHIPHAKLIMDCVILLSVTSCLNSALYTSSRMLYSLSRRGDAPAFMGKTNRSKTPYVAVLLSTGAAFLTVIVNYYAPAKVFKFLIDSSGAIALLVYLVIAISQLRMRKILLAEGADIKMKMWLYPWLTWLVIGFIGFVLVAMLFRPAQQLEVISTGLLAIAIICTVPIMARWKKLLSWQKAPLHSSR; encoded by the coding sequence ATGGGGCAAGTGTCGCAATCACATGATTTAGGGGGCGGGCTGAAATCACGCCACGTCACCATGTTGTCTATTGCCGGAGTTATCGGCGCAAGTCTGTTTGTAGGGTCAAGCGTGGCCATTGCAGAAGCCGGTCCTGCGGTACTGCTGGCCTATCTGTTCGCCGGGTTACTGGTGGTGATGATTATGCGTATGCTGGCCGAAATGGCCGTCGCCACGCCTGATACCGGATCGTTTTCCACCTATGCCGATAAAGCCATCGGCCCGTGGGCAGGGTATACCATCGGCTGGCTGTACTGGTGGTTCTGGGTGCTGGTTATCCCGCTGGAAGCCAACATTGCCGCCATCATCCTGCATTCATGGATCCCGGGCGTTCCCATCTGGTTATTTTCCCTGGTTATCACGCTGGCATTAACCGGCAGTAATTTGCTGAGCGTCAAAAATTACGGTGAGTTTGAGTTCTGGCTGGCGCTGTGCAAAGTGATTGCCATCCTGGCGTTCATCGCCCTGGGTGCGGCGGCGATTAGCGGATTTTATCCGTACGCGGAAGTAAGCGGTGTATCAAGGCTGTGGGATCAGGGCGGCTTTATGCCCAACGGTTTTGGCGCGGTGCTGAGCGCAATGCTGATCACTATGTTCTCCTTTATGGGGGCTGAAATTGTCACCATTGCTGCCGCAGAATCTGACACGCCGGATAAACACATCGTGCGCGCCACGAATTCGGTCATCTGGCGTATCTCCATTTTCTATCTGTGTTCTATTTTCGTGGTGGTCGCGCTGATCCCTTGGAACATGCCGGGACTGAAAGAGGTGGGATCTTACCGCTCGGTGCTGGAGTTACTGCATATCCCACATGCCAAGCTGATCATGGACTGTGTGATCCTGCTGTCGGTAACCAGTTGTCTGAACTCGGCACTGTATACCTCCTCCCGTATGCTTTACTCCCTGAGCCGTCGCGGCGATGCTCCGGCCTTTATGGGAAAAACTAACCGCAGCAAAACGCCTTATGTGGCCGTGCTGCTCTCCACCGGGGCGGCGTTTCTCACCGTGATCGTGAATTATTACGCACCGGCAAAAGTGTTTAAATTTCTCATCGACAGCTCTGGTGCCATCGCGCTGCTGGTCTATCTGGTCATTGCTATTTCCCAACTGCGGATGCGTAAAATCCTGCTGGCGGAAGGGGCCGATATCAAGATGAAAATGTGGCTCTATCCGTGGCTGACGTGGCTGGTGATCGGTTTTATTGGTTTTGTACTGGTAGCAATGCTGTTTCGTCCAGCGCAACAACTGGAAGTTATCTCAACCGGGTTGTTAGCCATCGCGATTATTTGCACCGTGCCGATTATGGCACGCTGGAAAAAACTGCTATCGTGGCAAAAAGCACCGCTACACAGTTCGCGTTAA
- the gabT gene encoding 4-aminobutyrate--2-oxoglutarate transaminase, with protein sequence MSTNKELMQRRSNAVPRGVGQIHPIFAERAENCRVWDVEGREFLDFAGGIAVLNTGHLHPQIVSAVEAQLKKLSHTCFQVLAYEPYLELCEIMNQKVPGDFAKKTLLVTTGSEAVENAVKIARAATKRSGTIAFSGAYHGRTHYTLSLTGKVNPYSAGMGLMPGHVYRALYPCALHDISEDDAIASIHRIFKNDAAPEDIAAIVIEPIQGEGGFYAASPAFMQRLRAICDEHGIMLIADEVQSGAGRTGTLFAMEQMGVAPDITTFAKSIAGGFPLAGVTGRAEVMDAIPPGGLGGTYAGNPIACAAALAVLNIFEQENLLQKANSLGQTLRDGLLAIAETHREIGDVRGLGAMIAIELFEDGDRNKPNAKLTAEIVARARDKGLILLSCGPYYNVLRILVPLTIEDGQIRQGLDIIAQCFAEAKQG encoded by the coding sequence ATGAGCACCAACAAAGAACTCATGCAACGTCGTAGCAACGCGGTCCCTCGTGGCGTAGGACAGATCCACCCTATTTTTGCCGAGCGCGCAGAAAACTGCCGGGTCTGGGACGTTGAAGGGCGTGAATTCCTCGATTTTGCCGGCGGTATTGCGGTACTGAATACCGGCCACCTGCACCCACAGATTGTCTCAGCGGTAGAAGCGCAGTTGAAAAAGCTGTCGCATACCTGCTTTCAGGTGCTGGCCTACGAGCCGTACCTTGAACTGTGTGAAATCATGAACCAGAAGGTGCCAGGCGATTTCGCCAAGAAAACGCTGCTGGTGACGACCGGTTCCGAAGCGGTGGAAAACGCGGTGAAAATCGCCCGCGCAGCCACCAAACGCAGCGGTACAATCGCCTTCAGCGGCGCTTACCATGGCCGTACCCACTACACCCTGTCGCTGACTGGCAAGGTAAATCCCTACTCTGCCGGGATGGGACTGATGCCGGGCCACGTTTATCGCGCCCTGTATCCTTGCGCGCTGCATGACATCAGCGAAGACGATGCCATCGCCAGCATTCATCGCATCTTCAAAAACGATGCGGCACCGGAAGACATTGCCGCCATCGTCATTGAACCCATCCAAGGCGAAGGCGGTTTTTATGCCGCTTCACCTGCCTTTATGCAGCGCCTGCGCGCCATTTGTGATGAGCACGGGATCATGCTAATTGCCGATGAAGTGCAGAGCGGCGCAGGTCGTACCGGTACGCTGTTCGCCATGGAGCAAATGGGCGTCGCACCGGATATCACCACCTTCGCTAAATCAATTGCCGGGGGCTTCCCGCTGGCGGGCGTGACCGGACGCGCCGAAGTTATGGACGCGATCCCACCGGGCGGTCTGGGCGGCACCTATGCCGGAAACCCAATTGCCTGTGCTGCCGCGCTGGCGGTACTGAATATTTTCGAGCAAGAAAACCTGCTGCAAAAAGCCAACTCACTGGGTCAAACGCTGCGCGACGGCTTGCTGGCGATTGCCGAAACCCACCGCGAAATCGGCGATGTACGTGGGCTCGGCGCGATGATTGCGATCGAACTATTCGAAGACGGCGATCGCAATAAGCCTAACGCTAAATTGACCGCCGAAATTGTCGCCCGCGCCCGTGATAAAGGGCTGATCCTGCTCTCCTGTGGACCGTACTACAACGTGCTGCGCATCCTCGTTCCGCTGACCATCGAAGATGGGCAAATCCGCCAGGGTCTGGACATCATCGCCCAGTGTTTTGCCGAGGCAAAGCAAGGCTAA
- the gabD gene encoding NADP-dependent succinate-semialdehyde dehydrogenase: MQLNDPTLFRQQALIDGHWRNANSGEILAVTNPANGQQLGSVPKMGADETREAIEAANRALPAWRALTAKERATILRRWFNLMIEHQDDLARLMTLEQGKPLAEAKGEITYAASFIEWFAEEGKRIYGDTIPGHQADKRLIVIKQPIGVTAAITPWNFPSAMITRKAGPALAAGCTMVLKPASQTPFSALALAELANRAGIPAGVFSVVTGSAGAVGNELTSNPLVRKLSFTGSTEIGRQLMQQCAKDIKKVSLELGGNAPFIVFDDADLDKAVEGALASKFRNAGQTCVCANRLYVQDGVYDRFAEKLQQAVNKLNLGDGLQPDVTTGPLIDEKAVAKVQEHIADALDKGARVLTGGKAHALGGNFFQPTILVDVPNHAKVAKEETFGPLAPLFRFTDEADVIQQANDTEFGLAAYFYARDLSRVFRVGEALEYGIVGINTGIISNEVAPFGGIKASGLGREGSKYGIEDYLEIKYMCIGL, encoded by the coding sequence ATGCAACTTAACGATCCCACCTTGTTTCGCCAGCAGGCACTGATTGACGGCCACTGGCGCAACGCCAACAGCGGCGAGATCCTCGCGGTGACCAATCCAGCCAACGGTCAGCAATTGGGTAGCGTACCGAAAATGGGGGCCGATGAAACCCGCGAAGCCATTGAAGCCGCTAACCGTGCGCTGCCCGCCTGGCGTGCGCTGACCGCCAAAGAGCGGGCGACTATCCTGCGCCGCTGGTTCAACCTGATGATTGAGCACCAGGACGATCTCGCCCGCCTGATGACCCTCGAACAAGGTAAGCCGCTGGCAGAAGCCAAAGGCGAAATTACCTACGCCGCCTCCTTTATTGAGTGGTTTGCCGAAGAAGGTAAGCGTATTTATGGCGACACGATCCCTGGCCATCAGGCCGATAAACGCCTGATCGTCATTAAGCAGCCTATCGGCGTGACCGCCGCGATTACGCCGTGGAATTTTCCGTCCGCGATGATCACCCGCAAAGCCGGTCCGGCGCTGGCAGCAGGCTGTACCATGGTGCTTAAACCTGCCAGCCAGACGCCGTTCTCCGCACTGGCGCTGGCAGAACTGGCTAATCGCGCCGGGATCCCGGCGGGCGTCTTCAGCGTGGTCACCGGTTCGGCGGGTGCTGTTGGCAACGAACTGACCAGCAACCCGCTGGTGCGCAAGCTGTCATTTACCGGCTCGACCGAAATTGGTCGCCAATTGATGCAGCAGTGCGCTAAAGACATCAAAAAAGTATCGCTGGAGCTGGGCGGTAACGCGCCGTTTATCGTTTTTGACGATGCCGATCTCGACAAAGCGGTCGAAGGCGCACTGGCTTCGAAGTTTCGCAACGCCGGGCAGACCTGCGTCTGCGCCAACCGTCTGTACGTTCAGGATGGCGTGTATGACCGTTTCGCCGAAAAGCTTCAGCAGGCGGTAAACAAACTGAACCTCGGTGACGGCCTGCAACCTGATGTCACCACCGGACCGCTGATCGACGAGAAAGCGGTCGCTAAAGTGCAGGAGCATATCGCCGACGCGCTGGATAAAGGCGCTCGGGTGCTCACCGGCGGTAAAGCTCACGCGCTGGGCGGTAATTTCTTCCAGCCAACCATCCTGGTTGATGTTCCCAACCACGCCAAAGTCGCCAAAGAAGAGACCTTTGGCCCGCTGGCACCGCTGTTCCGTTTTACCGATGAAGCCGACGTGATTCAGCAGGCCAACGACACCGAGTTCGGTCTGGCCGCCTATTTCTACGCCCGTGATTTAAGCCGCGTCTTCCGCGTAGGCGAAGCGCTGGAGTACGGCATCGTCGGGATTAACACCGGCATTATTTCCAACGAAGTGGCCCCCTTTGGTGGCATCAAAGCCTCTGGTCTTGGCCGTGAAGGATCGAAATACGGCATCGAAGATTACTTAGAAATCAAATATATGTGCATCGGACTTTAA